The nucleotide sequence CAAATGTGGCTAGGTTTTCTTACTGAGTGAGGTAGTGAAAGTAGTGGACAAGTGCTGGTGTGGGTCTAACAGGCCACGTCATAAAAGAGTAGTGGCAAAAAAAGCCCAGAAAATAGAAGTGGCCAAGAGGCGGTAGGAAATCAACATCTACGAGCTCGCGGGGATGGGCGCCATAGCACAAGGGGAGGGCGGCAGCATGTTGTCATTGTCGTGATTGATGCCATGGCAGGGGCACGGGGCAGCCATGCAGCCACGCCAAACGATGTGGGTGTGCACGAGGTGGCTAGCGTCGTCGAAGTCATGGAAGCTATCGAGCGGGATGGTTTGACCGTCCATGACCACCCAGGTTCTGATGATGGAGAAGTGCACATTGACGACCTGTGTAGGGGGTAGGCGAAGGATGTAGCGGTTGGGGAAGGCAACATGCACCTCGACTTGAACTAAGGTGCACATGGTGGTGAAGTCTCCCGGGTGCAGGCATCGGCGGTCGACAGAACAAAGGAGGACAAGAAGCCCGAAGACAAAGTTGGCCCCCTAATGATGCCACACCTCAAGCAGGTAGCCTGACGCGTCGATCTCGATGAGGCGATCGTATGTCGTGGTGGCGCGGTTGTTGGTGTCCTCAGACTTGATGAGTTCGACATGGATGCCCAGGAAACCCATGGGGAAGAAGGCCATCACAGCATCGCGGCAAGCCTCGTCATTGACCACGAGGAGAGCATCCAAACGCCGCAAGGAAGTGGAATATGTTGGAGTCGATGCGAGAATCGAAGAGGTGGCAGATGAACTCGTGGGTGTCAAGCATGGCAGTGTTAGTTGGACGAGAGCGAAGCAGCTAACATGATGGAGAAGACCTTGGGGTGGTGAAGATGCCGGGAGTCATGGCAGGACCATGGCACAGTGGGGATGCAGAGCATGATGGAGGGAGCCGAAACATGGGCGACCCTGCGTCCGGGACCACTACGGGCATAGGTGAGAAGGTGATGCAACATTGGTGTGGAGTCGCTGTTGGGGGAGTGGTTGATGTGGCGCAGCGCAGTAGGCAATGACACCGCTGGTGACATGGGTGCTGGCTCGTCCAGTAGGATGCGGACAAAACCGATCAAGAGCTCCGGCAGGGGAGCGGGATCAGCACCGGTGGCCAAGCTCTCGGGGTGGGTGGCGTCCAAAGCTAAAACCGGCTGAAGGGGTTGTGGCTAAAGGCGATCCGCAGGCAGTAACACTCCTGATTTTCATCAGGAACAATTAATGATTTTAAGCATGGCATTTTGCACAAAAGCACAAAACAATGGTAAATGCTTTTTAGCTTGTCATTTCagacaaaagaaagaaaaacaaaaatagtgGCACAATTTCTGTTCAGGGAGGAGGTAGGAAGGAGGTGGCCAGTGCCCAGGGGCGACCGCGAGCTGTGCAGAGGCAGGGCGGCGACCAGGGAGATGGCGAGCAAGTCAGGGTGGAGGAGGCGCATGGCACAATTGCTTTTTAGGTGTTCTCTCATCATCATGCAGGCTACGAGGGTATTGAGCTCTCACCTCTCAGTGGACTCTGGGGATCGTCATTGGTATTGGAAAATAGAGGAGCGGTGGCTAATGAGAGTTCTTTCGGCCGGGAGACAATAAAGATCCCATCCCACAATTCCATAGTACTCGAGGCGCATTTTAATAAGCTGGGTAACAGATGAACAATTTGCTCAAAGGGTACGTACGTCATATTTACAAGCCCACATGTACATGGGCATCTAATGCCAAGAGATCACCACGGTCGCCAGCAACAAACGAACACAGCTAGCTACGCTGGTATCTCGGCCCTGGGAATGATTCCCAAGACTTGTGCAACCTGGAGCTTCTTCCTGGCGTACTGTGCATACGTCTTTGGCAACGCACGCTGAAATTGGAAAAGAATGAGCTATTATCACATACAAAACCTGCAAGGGGAAACAATATTTTTTGCCCACCAATATCTACAACCTACCTTGTAGTTAATTTCCTGCGCAATCAACTCTTGGACTCTTTGATCTGGAAGCTATATATTATACATACACCAAGGAGAGACATCATGACGATGATTGTACTATATAGTAACACATTCCAATGGATGCTAGAGCACACCATACTATAGATATACTTACTTCCTTACTAATGCCTTCTGTGCACCGGCGGAACTGCAAGGAAAGATGATTAAAGCATTTGCATCAGAAGAGATACTAATAACTAATCAACGAAAACACATACAGAACTCctatgaaaaaccaaaaaaaattaaccTACTTGTCGCTCCAGTTGCAAAAAACCGCCGGGCCACTCCAGCTCAGCCTTCAAAGTATGTTGGCGCAATGGAACCAGATTCTCATTGTAAACATCCTGCAGAGCATCTCTGAAACACATCTACAAGTTTTCCAACAAAGAAGACAACACCATCACCAAGCATATACAGGGTTAGAAAGCATTGACAAACCCGATCAATAATCATAAACTGTTGTTAGTTCTGATGTACAATGCTGACCTGACCCTCATTGACCCGCTTCCAAATCTCAAGAAAGGCACGGTCAAGACCTTCGACAAACAGACGATTAAGGCGAGTCCTCAATACATACTCCTAAATTTAATCGAAAGATTGCGATTGTTAGATATAATCATAACTAGAGCTGACCATCTAAATGAGCAAGCGACAAAGGAATCATACCTCGAAACCATGACATGCTAGACCCAAATGAATGTTGGTGAACCCATTGGCAATCTTAATTGATTGGTACAAACCTTTACGGCGCATTGGCTCCCACTAAATAGTAGAACAGAGAAGTTATTGTGATGCTACAATGCGTATGCAAGATCAGTTGTCATTCCATGGTTTTGAGAGGTCATATAGGCGTACCTCCAGAAAATCTTTAAGCACATGATTTTCAAGCCACTGTTAAGAACAGAAGGTTGTTAGTCCAATTTCTTTTTTACTGAACAAAGTtttaagggacaattgcatttttacccctagttagttcctacccacgggttttgcccttacttttcgagcttgctcagttttgcccttatttTTTCCATCAAGGTCCCtcaaatgccctttgaccgtttgacaaaaactttgaaaaaacataactaattcatatgaactcagaaaaatgcaaataagatatcaaaatgttcagataaacattacctttatgtgcatatcatttgcattcaggacaaaagcaccctttaaactacctgaggtaattaatgttattaacattattaaaaataaaaaggtataaacaatattttcttcatgaataaaaattacatgcaaatgtaggtggtgttttctgaacatcccgatatcctatttgcatttttctgagtttgtatgaacttgttatgaagtttccaaataatggtcaaagtcgttagaacattcttaacaagatgatacaAGCTCAGAAAAATgtaaataagatatctggatgttcagaaaacatcaccgacatttgcatgtaatttttattcatgaaaaaaaattgtgtatacctttttatttttaataatgttaataacattaattacctcaggtagtttaaagggtggttttgtcctgaatgcaaatgatatgcacataaaggtaatgtttatgtgaacattttgatatcttatttgcattttatgagttcatatgaattagttatgatttttcaaagttttggtcaaacggtcaaagggcattcgagggacctttacggaaaaagtaagggcaaaactaagcaagctcgaaaagtaagggcaaaacccatgggtaggaaccaactaggggtaaaaatgcaattgtcccaagtTTTAAACTTGGACTGGCTGATCATTGCACCATGAATACCTTCATTTCCTTGACCATCTTTTCCCAGTACAGCACATACTCTCTATCAGCATCAGGGGTGTTATAAAACGCTTTGTACTGACTCCATCTGTCATATTCATACTCATTCCCACCCTGCACCATAAAGGAAGGGAAGCAGCATATCACAGCTGTCCTAAGAATAACAAGCACTGGGTATAAAGGCATGGAATGCTCTTAATATGTGTGTGACTATTATTGGTTACTGTACTTTCGCacttcaaaaaattccaaaaaaaacagTATTGTAACATGTAAAATATATGGGGCCTCGGCATATCAGGCAAAAAACTGTTTACACATATAAAAAAAGTATGGTACTCGTATTTGGGAGTTGTCTGCATGTGGACCGCTTGTGATTTTTTTAGGACTTGCTCTATGCAAAAAATGCATCAGCATAATAAACTCTCAGGGAAGAAGTTTCTTAagcgagcccccctcccccaccccccggTCACCTCCGCattccccctccctctcccttccccccgccacggcctgaggggcgcggccccGATGATGGTGGTGGCGGCCCTGGCGGGGATCTAGCGCCTCCTCTTGGTTGGAGGGCCTCGGCTcgctggggcggcggccccgaCCGGTGGGCGCGGTGCGGCTCATGCGGCGGGCTGCACTGGTGGGCAGCATCCCATGATCGCGTGGGTGGCATGGAGGTTGCGGGCGAATGTGTGGCGGAGGCTCCTAGCAGCATGCCGTTGCTCCATGAAGAAGCTCCGCCCCGTTTCGATCAGCCCCGATCCATGCCGACACCGGCCCCTGGTGTCGTCCCTCGGAGCCGGCCTGGCAGATCTGGAGAGTGGGCGAGGTTCTGGGGGAAACACCTAACCGGCATGGCCTCCTCCTCAAAGTCGATGCCTTTGGCTCCGATTCCCTTCCTGGAGGCTTTGGGGTGGGCCCTCTCCCTCCTGCCTCCCCCCAGAGCTATGGCGAAGGCTGGTGTTCCCCTGTTATGGGCGTCGATGACACCCTGTTGTCGTGCTCCTTCTTGAAGGCAGCGGCCGGGAACTGCTcttggtggcggggatgatggtggtgtGGTGGCAGTGCATGGTGGTCTAGCCTTCTTGATGCATCCTGCTCGGCTTCACCCATTACAATTTGATGCCCTCTTTGGTCTTCTTTGTGGTGTTGCGCCTTCATTCAACAGCTCGCGTCTGGTGCTTCATTCTGCCACTGCCGATGGTGGTGCTCGCTTGGTTGGTCATTCGTGTTCCTGGGTATGCTCGTCCTGCTTCTCCTATGTCAGCTTGGTCACCTTGTGTTGGGTTCTTGTGGGATCCACTCTGCCGGTCGCTGGTGCGGCACCCATCGAGCCTTGGTGAAAAAGTTGTGGCCCTTTGTGACGCGGGAGACAACTCAAGTGTTGCCCAAGTTTGGCCTGCGGATGCAGTCGGCGCTCGATACTTGCACGGTGGTGCCCTCCTTCTGTGTCCTTAGTTGGGTAGTTGGTGCGGGCGTAGTGTTGGTCGTCGACATCGCTGCTTGGTGTGTTGGCTCTATGGTGCTGCCGTTgtgttgttctgccttgtgccatGTATCTTTCTTTCGGCTTTGTTCTGCCTTCGATTCCCCTGTAATGTGGTGCccttgtaatcctggccggttgatggctttgttaattcaaagtagGGCTAGGTTCGAGCTCTTTTCGGGCTCGGCCGGTGCCTTTTCTCTAAGAAAAAGGTTATAATACTTCTGTCTTTTTCTTCTAACGTGCACAGTTTATGAGATATTTGATAATTTATTGCAAACACACATATTTTCAACTCTGTTTAATCTCCAGAAGATGTGACGTTCataattttatttttgcatttcggCAAGAACCTCAGGCAGGCCCCAGGAACAAAGAGGTTACTCCCACAAAGCCAAGCTATAAAAACAATGAGAAATTGCAGTCATGAATCATTAACTATCCAAGCTGTCAGAGAAATATTTGTGGTCACCCATTCAAAGgtaagaagagaagaagaaattGCTTACTGGCCGCATGAGCACAGATTAAGTGTATCTGAATCACTCAACTCAAAGTTGTGAATACACATATACTTACAGAGTTAGGAAGGACTAGCCGCTGGTAGTCGCTCAAGTTTGCAAGTAAACAGAGGTCGTGGTCGAAATACCAGCCAAAGGCACTATCATGAAGGTAAGGAGAGAAGAACTCATTCTCCAAGCCAAGCTCCATAGGGTACTTGCATTCCAATGCAGCTTCTTCTAGCTCGTCGACAGGCTTTCCTAACAGAAGCTACAAAGTTTTACAGACGAATAAGGTACATAAGACGGGCGTATATGCTTGATCGCGATAGACAGATAGGTCTGAGGTGATATGGAACTAACCAGGTAAGCTTTGAAGCGATAACGTTTATACTTGGCGAGGAGGCTGTCCAACTGCTCTTGATCCAGTCCAGTCTTAGTGTCAATTTCAG is from Triticum aestivum cultivar Chinese Spring chromosome 3A, IWGSC CS RefSeq v2.1, whole genome shotgun sequence and encodes:
- the LOC123059552 gene encoding uncharacterized protein — protein: MLTPQKRRRRRRRSPREGPSRRRRGEEGASLSGSLVELDISSTTSSAPPARQSRYHEILASRLAGLHLQAGVAVDSPNLPSDEIVQVLARSNFYDDELRAALVEYQAHKFLSEPHGPDVGGTYFGEDSGDDITAEEFAKYSGQLKTRRPAEIDTKTGLDQEQLDSLLAKYKRYRFKAYLLLLGKPVDELEEAALECKYPMELGLENEFFSPYLHDSAFGWYFDHDLCLLANLSDYQRLVLPNSGGNEYEYDRWSQYKAFYNTPDADREYVLYWEKMVKEMKWLENHVLKDFLEWEPMRRKGLYQSIKIANGFTNIHLGLACHGFEEYVLRTRLNRLFVEGLDRAFLEIWKRVNEGQMCFRDALQDVYNENLVPLRQHTLKAELEWPGGFLQLERQFRRCTEGISKELPDQRVQELIAQEINYKRALPKTYAQYARKKLQVAQVLGIIPRAEIPA